A window from Mytilus galloprovincialis chromosome 8, xbMytGall1.hap1.1, whole genome shotgun sequence encodes these proteins:
- the LOC143084875 gene encoding uncharacterized protein LOC143084875 isoform X1: MGRFHTTDLLTEFIGSLCCLFLVIHALPTSRSPLLTSIHLTDQNCTDCCEFLQCTEKFTSKINISTGGIQFIEAACNDMGNQQMLSCYTPEKLQSCSYLKRMSSFLPGQQTMKQQLTEMCAHKEDFLGLESCIAAKSFVDSYSICTAPYIAALSDKTADLCQVYKVQVNCTLALLTRTNCNPVYVHTYRSLQEKQLTQTCEMLKYVQSLIG, encoded by the exons ATGGGTCGTTTTCACACAACAG ATCTGCTTACAGAGTTTATAGGGAGTTTGTGCTGTTTGTTTCTGGTCATACATGCATTGCCAACATCTAGATCGCCATTATTGACCAGCATACATCTAACTGACCAGAACTGTACTGACTGTTGTGAATTTCTGCAATGTACTGAAAAATTTACTAGCAAAATCAACATATCTACTGGTGGAATTCAATTCATTGAAGCAGCATGCAA TGACATGGGGAATCAGCAAATGTTGTCCTGTTATACTCCAGAGAAACTGCAAAGCTGTTCGTACCTAAAGCGCATGTCTTCCTTTCTTCCTGGGCAACAGACCATGAAGCAGCAATTGACGGAAATGTGTGCACACAAAGAAG ATTTCCTTGGACTGGAATCATGTATAGCAGCTAAATCGTTTGTGGACAGTTATTCTATATGTACGGCTCCATATATAGCTGCTTTGAGTGATAAAACAGCTGATTTATGTCA GGTATACAAGGTCCAGGTGAATTGTACTCTTGCCTTACTGACCAGGACCAACTGTAACCCAGTTTATGTACATACGTATCGCTCTTTACAAGAAAAACAACTTACGCAGACATGTGAAATGTTGAAATACGTACAGTCGTTGATCGGATAA
- the LOC143084875 gene encoding uncharacterized protein LOC143084875 isoform X2, with translation MGRFHTTEFIGSLCCLFLVIHALPTSRSPLLTSIHLTDQNCTDCCEFLQCTEKFTSKINISTGGIQFIEAACNDMGNQQMLSCYTPEKLQSCSYLKRMSSFLPGQQTMKQQLTEMCAHKEDFLGLESCIAAKSFVDSYSICTAPYIAALSDKTADLCQVYKVQVNCTLALLTRTNCNPVYVHTYRSLQEKQLTQTCEMLKYVQSLIG, from the exons ATGGGTCGTTTTCACACAACAG AGTTTATAGGGAGTTTGTGCTGTTTGTTTCTGGTCATACATGCATTGCCAACATCTAGATCGCCATTATTGACCAGCATACATCTAACTGACCAGAACTGTACTGACTGTTGTGAATTTCTGCAATGTACTGAAAAATTTACTAGCAAAATCAACATATCTACTGGTGGAATTCAATTCATTGAAGCAGCATGCAA TGACATGGGGAATCAGCAAATGTTGTCCTGTTATACTCCAGAGAAACTGCAAAGCTGTTCGTACCTAAAGCGCATGTCTTCCTTTCTTCCTGGGCAACAGACCATGAAGCAGCAATTGACGGAAATGTGTGCACACAAAGAAG ATTTCCTTGGACTGGAATCATGTATAGCAGCTAAATCGTTTGTGGACAGTTATTCTATATGTACGGCTCCATATATAGCTGCTTTGAGTGATAAAACAGCTGATTTATGTCA GGTATACAAGGTCCAGGTGAATTGTACTCTTGCCTTACTGACCAGGACCAACTGTAACCCAGTTTATGTACATACGTATCGCTCTTTACAAGAAAAACAACTTACGCAGACATGTGAAATGTTGAAATACGTACAGTCGTTGATCGGATAA